The following coding sequences are from one Ornithodoros turicata isolate Travis chromosome 1, ASM3712646v1, whole genome shotgun sequence window:
- the LOC135377106 gene encoding ankyrin-3-like, translating into MMAQIESGEITKSHDYFSLLKIADVSAGRSIYTVHIYKMFVEYKHLVHRNEKVKENIALSSVRGEYDAAQSSVNTSHCVLAMKCIFPEVVLKTLLNEDELEQLDPKESFIKRVADNSLKEGFVNRINDGGIPEFVHKTFAEFFAAQYLLEKAKIRRKPSFWKKVVGLYGEENYEGVMLLLDGLASASYPLHSAVINNDASYFEQRDIQTEDMRVVDELRRTPLHVAALHADKTTLEKLPMDDELIVDDLFKMSPFQYVELFSPWDAEWMAKRMECLRDAFNTEYTLTNILMTLSWDHALRIEERLNVLYTRCSEEAVKQSSENLRSCETFEQKRHFLERAIFTAVIYDLRGILDVYLSYVAPRESIGVLDKDTRDQLESRKKRSLKSSAESSLIGNLDGLTDVRNRTIPFYGKSEAVCKMLLPYCDIGIFYEDGNTMLHISAEEGNLETTKFYLAHLPATNRNMYFQTPLYLSRDAEIVKLLLPHYTSVNDLHHKQCALMDICAKRDDLQAMKLLILRTRIYDAHFIRLNTTLHVASMNDSLHAVMFLLHHTSAHMLNYEGKTCLDFAWTVSWKYRLSSAQKAVMRCLIPHSLVNSPETFGSSPLYVSEGGRKALQTLWPYLRHTDPGHADRISSNSVSVRTRIKDFQEEIWCLKLLVLRLDVIAGDPYSRRLLQDMAKSKLREIKEINYINYMKLLLPHLNLRMHDYVECRVKNDDSVTLYRGWSDMNNTDDPHIDDVVTEMVEDDGNTKLLTGTREGNVEPVEVHLSPSSVCFTDEKENTVLHLSAWNGHTYVVKRLIPFYTSVDVMNMDRKTPMHVCASNGHLDVVKLLLPRSRVSSCDKYGRTPFHMACESGDVDIVNFLLPHSFANMRDNTGGTCLFLFARNGTMNVLRCLIPHSLMNCPNFIGDSPTRICAENYMREELVTLLPYCCDYDAASLLTSPPLLSFCKNDMSTATTPFLKLMVLQSNVSAVDVCFRETLDEVGDHFPRLEETKKSLIRNYISLLLPHTNVSADKWTMKSRKY; encoded by the coding sequence ATGATGGCTCAGATAGAGAGCGGGGAAATCACGAAGTCCCACGATTACTTTTCGCTGCTTAAAATTGCTGACGTCTCCGCCGGCCGAAGTATATACACTGTACACATTTACAAGATGTTTGTCGAGTACAAGCACCTTGTGCACCGAAACGAAAAGGTGAAGGAAAACATCGCATTAAGTTCCGTGCGTGGGGAGTACGATGCAGCGCAGTCTTCAGTCAACACAAGCCATTGTGTCCTCGCTATGAAGTGTATATTTCCTGAGGTTGTCTTGAAAACCTTATTGAATGAAGACGAACTAGAGCAGTTAGATCCCAAAGAAAGTTTCATCAAACGCGTTGCGGACAATTCTCTCAAAGAAGGTTTCGTCAATCGAATTAACGATGGAGGAATTCCCGAGTTCGTTCACAAGACTTTCGCCGAATTTTTCGCAGCTCAGTACCTACTGGAGAAGGCAAAGATAAGAAGAAAACCGAGCTTTTGGAAGAAAGTCGTCGGATTGTATGGTGAAGAAAACTACGAGGGAGTAATGCTGTTGTTAGACGGACTGGCGTCGGCGTCCTACCCACTTCACTCTGCTGTGATAAACAACGACGCTTCATATTTTGAGCAACGTGATATTCAAACAGAAGACATGCGCGTTGTCGATGAACTCCGAAGGACTCCATTGCACGTAGCTGCCCTGCATGCTGATAAAACGACATTGGAGAAGCTTCCAATGGATGATGAACTAATCGTGGATGATTTGTTTAAGATGTCACCATTCCAGTACGTAGAACTCTTTTCCCCATGGGACGCAGAGTGGATGGCAAAGCGGATGGAATGTTTGCGGGATGCTTTTAATACGGAATATACGTTGACAAATATTTTGATGACACTTTCGTGGGATCATGCTCTACGTATCGAAGAGAGACTCAACGTATTGTACACTCGATGCAGTGAGGAAGCAGTGAAGCAGTCTAGCGAAAATCTGCGCTCATGTGAAACCTTCGagcaaaagagacattttctAGAGCGAGCTATATTCACAGCTGTGATCTATGACCTACGAGGAATTTTAGACGTGTATCTGAGCTATGTGGCCCCGAGAGAGAGTATAGGAGTACTAGACAAAGACACCAGGGACCAATTAGAATCACGCAAGAAACGAAGCTTGAAATCTTCTGCAGAGTCCTCGCTAATTGGAAATCTTGATGGTTTAACAGATGTTCGCAATAGAACTATCCCTTTCTACGGAAAGTCCGAGGCTGTTTGTAAAATGCTCCTTCCTTACTGCGACATTGGAATTTTTTATGAGGATGGAAACACAATGTTGCACATTAGCGCGGAAGAAGGGAATCTGGAGACAACAAAGTTTTACCTCGCACATTTACCCGCTACCAATAGAAATATGTACTTTCAAACCCCTTTGTACTTGAGTAGAGATGCAGAGATTGTGAAACTACTTCTTCCTCATTATACCTCAGTGAATGATCTTCATCATAAGCAATGCGCTCTGATGGATATATGTGCAAAGAGAGATGATTTGCAGGCCATGAAGTTGTTAATCCTTCGCACTCGGATATATGACGCACATTTTATCAGATTGAACACAACACTTCATGTGGCTTCTATGAATGATTCCCTTCACGCTGTGATGTTTCTTCTACATCACACAAGTGCTCACATGCTTAATTACGAAGGAAAAACGTGCTTAGACTTTGCATGGACAGTGAGTTGGAAATATCGGTTGAGTTCGGCGCAGAAAGCTGTGATGAGGTGTCTCATCCCACACTCGCTCGTGAACTCACCCGAAACGTTCGGCTCATCACCGTTGTACGTTTCGGAAGGTGGAAGAAAAGCGTTGCAAACTCTATGGCCTTATTTGCGACACACTGACCCTGGGCATGCAGATAGGATCAGCAGTAACTCCGTGTCTGTGCGGACAAGGATCAAGGATTTCCAAGAAGAAATTTGGTGTCTGAAACTTCTCGTCCTCCGTTTAGACGTCATCGCTGGTGATCCTTATAGCCGTAGACTGCTACAAGATATGGCCAAGAGTAAGCTACGCGAGATCAAAGAAATAAATTACATTAATTACATGAAGCTGTTATTACCGCATTTAAATCTGCGTATGCACGATTATGTAGAATGTAGAGTAAAGAATGACGACAGTGTTACCTTATATCGGGGATGGTCGGACATGAATAACACCGATGATCCCCACATTGACGATGTCGTCACGGAAATGGTCGAAGACGATGGCAATACAAAGCTGCTAACTGGCACACGGGAAGGTAATGTGGAACCTGTAGAAGTTCACCTCTCACCTTCATCCGTATGTTTTACCGATGAAAAAGAGAACACTGTATTGCACTTGAGCGCGTGGAACGGACACACATATGTGGTGAAGCGTCTGATTCCCTTTTATACATCAGTGGACGTGATGAATATGGATCGAAAGACGCCCATGCATGTGTGCGCCTCAAATGGACACCTGGATGTTGTGAAGTTATTATTACCCCGCTCTAGAGTGAGTTCGTGTGACAAGTATGGACGGACACCTTTTCACATGGCATGTGAAAGTGGTGACGTTGACATCGTGAACTTCCTTCTTCCGCACTCCTTCGCTAATATGCGCGACAACACTGGAGGAACGTGCCTCTTCCTTTTTGCGAGAAATGGGACAATGAATGTTCTCAGATGCCTCATCCCGCACTCTCTCATGAACTGTCCTAATTTCATAGGCGATTCACCAACGCGAATCTGTGCAGAAAATTATATGAGAGAAGAGCTGGTGACATTATTGCCATATTGTTGTGATTATGACGCTGCGAGTTTATTGACGTCTCCCCCGCTGCTGTCATTTTGTAAGAACGATATGAGTACTGCAACTACGCCTTTTCTGAAACTTATGGTTCTCCAATCAAATGTCAGTGCAGTAGACGTGTGTTTCCGTGAAACACTCGACGAAGTTGGAGATCATTTCCCCCGTCTAGAAGAGACTAAGAAATCACTAATCCGGAATTATATTTCTCTCTTGCTTCCTCATACAAATGTTTCTGCTGACAAATGGACGATGAAGTCCAGGAAATATTAG